The Nocardioides marmorisolisilvae genomic interval CGGGGGAGCGCCCCACGGACCTTCGCCGGGCGCGGTCCTTGGCCGGATTGCGAACGATGAGCCCGTCGCGCACGGCCTCGTCGAGGACCAGCACCAGAGCGGCCACGGAGTTCTTCACCGTCGATCGCCCGTAGTGCTGCTCCCAGTCGTCGATGGCCCGGTCGACGAGGCCGGCGGTGATCATCACGACCGGGAGGTGGCCGAGGGCTGGTAGGACGCGGCGCTTGAGGCCGGCGGCGTACGGGTCGTACGTCGACGTCGGGTCAATCCCACGAGTCCAGCGGTCGCCGATGTTGGTGAGATACGTCGCCAGCGTCTGGCCCTCGTCGAAGCCGGTCCTGGCCGCGCTTTGCATCCGATCGATCCACGCCTCGGCGGCATCCATCGAGGTGTGGCTTCGCTTCACACCAACGCGGCGGTGTGTGAGTGGATCGCTCCACCGCACGCGTGCCCAGTACCGCGTCCCGCGGGCGCCATCGAGCACTTCGATGTCGACCTTGAGCCGTACACCGAGGGGAGGAAGTTTCGGCTCCCGAGGTGCCATGGGATCCACGATGCCACGACGATGCGACAAGCCGACAGGGTCGCTTGTGGCGTTGTGTGTCGTGCTGGTGACGACCGTTCCATCGCGTCCCGTGACGACTCGGGGGAGTGTGATCGAAACGTTACCGATGGGCGCCTGGCCGGTCTATCGGCGCAAGATCGCAGCGGCTCGTGGCGCATCCCGTTCGAGGCTGTCCAACACGTCGGAGGCGCTGGCGCCCTTGTCGCGCCACGCAGCAGCGATGTCGTCGACGACCCGGTGCAGCGTCAGGGCATCGAGGTGGAACTGGTCGACGAGGAAGTCGTCGGGGTGCCTGGCCTCGATGTCCCAACTGGCGAGCACCTCCGAGGGGAAGTCCTTGAGATTCGCCGTGACGATGACCTGTGCCTTGGCCTTGATCGCCGCGGCCAGGACGTGGCGATCGTCAGGATCCGGAAGGGTTAGATTCTCGATCAGCCCTTCGTAGCCGCTCACGCTGACGTCACGGATCGATTCGCTCATCAAGGTTCGTGTCCTGGCGAGGAGGGTGGCTTTGAGGTCAGGCCGGTTTGCACCCAAGTTGCGAAAGACCTCGTCGAGGATCCGGTCGGTCCACTTGGCCTGCGCCAGTCCGCTGGTGGCAACGCGGATGAGCACGTCACGCAGGGTTGCGGGGTAGAGCACGTTCGCGTCGTACAGGACGACGAAGGGCATCAGGCGACGCCGAGATCGTGCGTGAGTGCCGCCAGTTCGTCCGCGACCTTGGCCCGCTTCGCATCGTCGAGGCGCATATAGCGAACCAACGAGTCAGCGAGCACTCGACGGTGGGTGCCAACCAGTCGGTGCTCGATCTCGCCGGTTTCGAGGAGCCTGATCAGGAACGGTCGGGAGACGTTGAGCATGTCCGCAGCCTGCTGCGTCGTCAGTTCGGCGTTGGCTGGCACCAGCGTCACCCCTTGGCCATTGGCCATGTGTGCGAGCACTTGGCTCAGCAAATCGAGAACCGACCTCGGTACGACGATCTCGTCCTCAGAGTCTGGAACGGTCAGCCGCACTGGGTCGTGAGGTCCATGGCCCTTCCCGACCTCGAGCGTTGCCCGCATGTGGTCGAGCGCGACCCTGGCCAGATCGGCGTCGTTCGCCTCGGGGATAAGGGAAGAGAGTGTTGCAGACATGGTCGAATCTTAACGCAATAAACGCAACAAACGAATCGTTCGACGCTCGAGGACGAGCGCGGGAGGCAAGCCCGGCCGGGTAGGAAGC includes:
- a CDS encoding PIN domain-containing protein, giving the protein MPFVVLYDANVLYPATLRDVLIRVATSGLAQAKWTDRILDEVFRNLGANRPDLKATLLARTRTLMSESIRDVSVSGYEGLIENLTLPDPDDRHVLAAAIKAKAQVIVTANLKDFPSEVLASWDIEARHPDDFLVDQFHLDALTLHRVVDDIAAAWRDKGASASDVLDSLERDAPRAAAILRR
- a CDS encoding helix-turn-helix domain-containing protein; protein product: MSATLSSLIPEANDADLARVALDHMRATLEVGKGHGPHDPVRLTVPDSEDEIVVPRSVLDLLSQVLAHMANGQGVTLVPANAELTTQQAADMLNVSRPFLIRLLETGEIEHRLVGTHRRVLADSLVRYMRLDDAKRAKVADELAALTHDLGVA